A single window of Colletes latitarsis isolate SP2378_abdomen chromosome 11, iyColLati1, whole genome shotgun sequence DNA harbors:
- the LOC143348325 gene encoding LOW QUALITY PROTEIN: uncharacterized protein LOC143348325 (The sequence of the model RefSeq protein was modified relative to this genomic sequence to represent the inferred CDS: inserted 1 base in 1 codon), translated as MTRDDDSQRKRFSLLLAADDVEDESQMDSALHGELAGKIVERVFEQVQKNEDLKVSLGPGLYQRHKTDDAVTANKRYRQSLNDDDMKHTEVLLRKVMLLLNRLVFDEVQKKTCVSLPPDLTEFLDWILNVNPQESSLEQVLDVSWTSNNSFRTSSIKYIFLFRXPTLPLVHETESTDHFPRDKFLFQAFPDLGTKGEIDELRKKLRLMESLIREYNALSEKEKTKVRSVHDYMAKQLDMLLEYIETKKEDERKGKLSTSIGAAVGKPGRIFHYQTGIKNATNGSYLTGSDLGFSPLTNVPNMLNFGNASLFGDGEYFRDNSIDFRRKGRRVARSADKHPKQRENRVQRKKRKKKHRKRYKGAGAIDQLQSKDSAHEVTASRRKRGYLDKDYWDSFVAGYEEPLIFTSMDINVKPDESREIKERLGNENTEKTRYSKDALAKGIDENYSNERNVDFSTLNNSLRKRKTSRTTESSSTSTSQNPLVEREEPITGENRVEDEVILLNKRQSWKKENEEQLEEVAFGEDMRKGSKDKELFEKLIEIDKEKSTSKSNARDCVACDRSRNYGLSNEDKLRMLERKINVYSDRDQRSERARGRREGERVEKKTRERGSALAAHEDLSANITHRSQTSVEHDLQNGNRRKLTVTRDQMDEKSSYKLTSENALLKIEAFKD; from the exons ATGACTCGGGACGACGATTCCCAAAGGAAAAGGTTCTCGTTGCTTCTAGCGGCCGATGACGTGGAAGATGAATCGCAAATGGACTCGGCTCTGCACGGCGAACTGGCTGGAAAGATCGTGGAACGCGTTTTCGAGCAG GTTCAAAAGAACGAGGATCTGAAGGTATCGCTGGGCCCAGGACTTTACCAAAGACACAAAACCGACGACGCAGTGACGGCTAACAAAAGATATCGTCAGTCTCTCAACGATGATGAC ATGAAACACACGGAAGTGTTGTTGAGAAAAGTTATGctgcttctgaacagattggtctTCGACGAGGTTCAGAAAAAGACTTGCGTCTCTCTGCCGCCGGATTTGACAGAGTTCCTGGACTGGATACTGAACGTCAATCCTCAAGAAAGTTCGCTGGAACAAGTACTCGATGTTTCATGGACGAGTAACAATTCCTTTCGAACGAGCTCTATTAAATATATCTTTTTATTCA TCCCGACGCTGCCGCTGGTACACGAGACCGAGTCTACGGATCACTTTCCGCGGGACAAGTTTTTGTTTCAGGCTTTCCCGGATCTGGGAACGAAAGGCGAGATCGATGAATTGCGCAAGAAGCTTCGATTAATGGAAAGCCTGATAAGGGAGTACAACGCGCTGTCGGAGAAGGAGAAGACGAAAGTGCGATCGGTTCACGATTACATG GCTAAACAACTGGATATGCTGTTGGAGTACATCGAGACGAAGAAAGAGGACGAAAGAAAAGGGAAATTGTCGACTTCGATCGGCGCGGCTGTCGGGAAACCCGGAAGGATTTTTCACTATCAGACTGGAATTAAGAACGCGACTAATGGAAGCTATTTGACGGGATCGGACCTTGGCTTTTCTCCTTTAACGAACGTGCCAAATATGCTGAACTTTGGCAACGCGAGTCTCTTCGGGGACGGAGAATACTTTCGCGACA ACAGCATCGACTTTCGTCGTAAAGGGCGCAGGGTGGCTCGTAGCGCGGACAAACACCCAAAGCAACGCGAGAACCGTGTGCAACGCAAAAAGCGCAAGAAGAAACATCGGAAACGTTACAAAGGTGCGGGTGCTATTGATCAGTTGCAAAGCAAAGACAGCGCGCACGAGGTTACAGCGTCGCGACGGAAACGTGGATACTTGGACAAAGATTACTGGGACTCTTTCGTCGCGGGATACGAGGAACCGCTAATTTTTACGTCTATGGACATCAACGTGAAGCCGGACGAGTCGCGTGAAATAAAGGAACGTTTGGGGAACGAAAATACAGAGAA GACTCGATATTCGAAAGACGCGCTTGCCAAAGGGATAGATGAAAATTACTCGAACGAACGGAACGTCGATTTTTCCACTTTGAATAATTCATTGAGGAAGAGGAAGACTTCAAGAACGACGGAAAGTTCGAGTACCTCGACGAGTCAAA ATCCACTCGTGGAAAGAGAGGAGCCGATAACGGGAGAAAACCGAGTGGaggacgaagtaatattgttgaATAAACGACAATCGTGGAAAAAGGAGAACGAGGAGCAGTTGGAGGAAGTTGCTTTTGGCGAGGACATGAGGAAAGGGTCAAAGGACAAGGAGCTGTTCGAGAAACTGATCGAGATAGATAAGGAGAAGAGTACGTCCAAGTCGAACGCGAGAG ATTGCGTTGCCTGCGATCGAAGCCGTAATTACGGTTTATCAAACGAGGACAAGTTGAGAATGCTCGAGAGAAAGATAAACGTTTATTCGGATCGAGACCAAC GGAGTGAGCGAGCACGGGGGCGGCGAGAAGGCGAAAGAGTGGAAAAGAAGACGCGAGAGAGAGGGTCAGCGCTGGCAGCCCACGAGGATTTATCCGCAAACATCACACATCGGTCCCAGACTTCCGTCGAGCACGATCTCCAGAATGGAAACCGCAGGAAATTAACGGTGACACGTG ATCAAATGGATGAGAAAAGTTCGTATAAACTTACGTCCGAAAATGCTTTATTGAAAATAGAAGCGTTCAAAGATTAA